In the Pongo abelii isolate AG06213 chromosome 18, NHGRI_mPonAbe1-v2.0_pri, whole genome shotgun sequence genome, TTCTGTTAGACAGCACTCTGATAGAATGAAGTCTTGAACATGTGTTCTCCAAGGGACTTTCAAAGTTTTCTAGAATGCAGCCCCAACCTGTCTTTACTTACTGACTTTCTTTTTATCATGTTCATTCCCCCACCTCTATtccactttgttttgtttgtttgtctttgagacagagtctcgctctgttgcccaggctggagtgcagtggcgcgatcatggctcactgtggcctcaacctcccaggattaagcaatcctcctgcctcagcctcctaagtagctgggattacaggtgtgtgccactacatctggctacttttttttcattgtagagacagggtctcactatgttgcccaggccggtcgtgaattcctgggctcaagtgatcctcctgcctcaacctcccaaagtactgggattacaggcatgagccactgcacccagcccttttgttttgttttattttggagatgggagtctcaccatgttgcccaggttagtcttgagaTCCTGGGCTCAGGCTATCCTGCCACCTCGGCTccacagagtgctgggactacaggtgtgagccaccgcatctggtcTCTGTTTCCACTTTGAGGTGAATACCCTTTCTTTGGTTCCTCCAGAGAAGTCTCCTCTTTGGGGCTTGGTTTAGAGGCAGGGCTTCCGAGAAGGACTCTACCCTTCTCCCTGCAGTGGGATTAAttgctgccttggcttcccacgAGTTCTAGAAAATGAGGCAGACAGTGTCGGGAGAGGGGAGCGGTGGCTGTGGCTCGCTGCCCCGGAGCCTCGTTTCCCATTTCTCCCGAGACAGGTTTGAATGGCTCTTCTAAGGCAGCCTGAACCCTGCCCAGTTAGAAAAACAGCCACACAAAGAACAGCACTGTGTCTGCTTCCAGCTGCCCCATGGCTGCTGGATCATGGAACATCAGACAGGAGCACACTCTGGGTGCAGGGTGTAATTCTAGGCGAGCAGCAGCTCTGCCAGGGCTGGAGGGAAATCCTTTCTTTGCCCtcacaaaagaaaatgtgtgCCTGGCTCCTCTGGTGCtcatttttcaaaatgagaaCTGAAGTCTATGTGTATTTCCTTCTTAAAAAGCTATAAcacacaggctgggcacggtggctcatgcctttaatcccagcacattgggaagccaaggcgggaggttCACTTGcccccaggagtacaagaccagcctagacagcaaagtgagacccccatctctacaaaaaatgaaaacattagccgggcgtgggggcacatgcctgtagtcccagctacctgggaggctgaggcaggaagatcacctgggcctgggtggtggaggctgcagtgagctgagatcgcaccactgcagtctagcctgggtgacagatcttgtctcaaaaaaataaaacaaaacaaaaaacaaaactataacacacatacaaaaaagtaTATACGTTTTAATTGTACAACTCAGATTTTTACAGACTGAACATACCTCTGTAACCAGCCCCCAGGTGAAGAAAGAGAACAGGACCCGCCCCCTGCAAAGGCCCCCTCATACCCCTTTCCagattcttcttcctctcccaagAGTAACCGCTCCATGGATTCATTTTGCCTATTTCTGACCTTTATTTAAATAGCATCATACAGTGTGCATTTTGTGGCATCTGGCCCCTTTgctatttgtgataatttgtggTTGGTTTTTGAATGCCTTTATCTTTTCCGTTACCTGAAACAGTTAGTGAAAACCACAGTGgcttaaaaaccaaaaaaccaaaaaacaaaaaacaaacaaaaaaaaaccgaAGAAGAAACACCAGATATGGAAGGTACATAGGTCATTGTCCGGTAATGGTTTATGATGTGAAGAAGAAATGACTCGTATTTGGTTGATGTTTCCACTTTGGATTTTCCAGGTTTTGGTGATTTTTGGTagtaattatttactttttgattAATTCTGGGGTCTTGAAGGGACATTAACCCTCTTCCTAGCTTTTGCACAAAGCTGGATGGAAGTCATTTTCTCAGAATTTCTGTTTGCCAGAAAGAAAATTGAAGCCTGAGgtaaaaaagagagggagagataaCTGAATTTCTTATCTGGtatgttctgtttctgttttagGTAAAATGTCGGTTCCAGGACCTTACCAGGCGGCCACCGGGCCTTCCTCAGCAGCATCCGCACCTCCATCCTATGAAGAGACAGTGGCTGTTAACAGTTATTACCCCACACCTCCAGCTCCCATGCCTGGGCCAACTACGGGGCTTGTGACAGGGCCTGATGGGAAGGGCATGAATCCTCCTTCGTATTATACCCAGCCAGCGCCCATCCCCAATAACAATCCAAGTACGTGTGGCCTCGCAGGCCCCCCTTACCATTTCCTTGGCCCTCCACACTGGGAATCAGGAGAGTGACCAAAGTGACTCTACCAAAGAGTCTAAGTAAAGTGCCAGTACGTTCCAGTTTTACCCCCTTACCTTGAAATTCCACACACGGTCTTTTAGattccatgttggtgaggctcaCAGCTTTTCCATAATAAAGTATGGTTTAGGATCTTTCCCATGATCATCATATATGAATCTTTTGGCACATCTCATGGAGGCACAACCAACTTTCTTCTGAGAATGGGAGTTTGTGTCTTAAGGGCCCGCACCCTTCCTCCTGAGGGCTGATGCAGAACTTCTGCCCTGAGGCCAGGGCCGAggtaggaagagggagaagaagaaaccATCCTGAGCAATGTGTGATTGTGTTTTCATACCAGCTCACCCTCAATGCAAGTTGCTCTTCTGCTTTTGAGCAACTAGATGGTCCCTGTCCTTTGGTGCTTCCTTCCGCCCGAGGGTGACCTGGTATGTCACTGCTTCAGTATCACAGGTAGTTCTGAAAGAAATCTTTAGCTCAGAGAGGGGGCCCGTgaatcagactgcctgggttcacataacctccttgtgcctcagcttccccatttgtaaaataggtTTCATCAAGTACCTATTTACAAATATCAGTGAGTTGTTAACATGAGAGGAAGTACTGTGTGCCAAATACAGAGTACTCATTTGATAAAAGTGAACTCTTATTGTTGTGTTCAAGTTATTTTGAGCTGGAAGAGGATGAGATAATGACTTTAGATTCTTAGAGCATCCTGTGATCAATAaatagtttcttcttcttctttggtttttttttttttttttttttttgagacagggtctcaccgtgttgcccaggctggagtgcagtggtgcagtcatggctcgctacagcctgaacctcctgggctcaagtgatcctaccacctcagtctctggaatagctgagactataggcatccaccacctcacctggctaatttttaaatttttgtagaaatgcagTCTCACTATTTTTCCAGGCTGAtctttaactcctgagctcaaacgatcttcccacctcccttggtctcccaaagtgttagaattaccaGCATAAGTCACAGAGCCTGGCCCAAATAACTTATTCTTGAACCCCAAAAACACTTAATAAAATGTAtgaactgggtatggtggcttgcgcctgtaatcctagctactgaggaggctgaggcaggaggatcacctgaggccaggagttccaaaccagcctgagtgacatagtgagatattgtctctatggaaataaaattagccgagtgtgatggcttgcacctgtagtcccagctacttgggaggctgaggtgggaggattgcttaagcccaagaggttgaggctgcagtgagctatgattgtacccctgtgcaccagcctgggcaacacaagaccctgtcccccctgccaaaaaaaaattacacataagTGCTAAAGTATGATTCAATACTACTTTTCTGGAAGGAGGGTCTTTCTATGAGTATTACTAAGTTCAGTTAACTCTAGGCAGTAATTTTCCCCTAATTCATTTGTTATATAAATGGCATTCTAACAACGTAAAAAGGAACAGAAGGAAGTTGCTTTGACAGAAATATGAGCTTAACAACTGAAGTGCTTGATGATTTTCATCACCccggattctctcttttttttttctttttttcttttttttttttgaggtagagtcttgttctgttgcccaagctggagtgcagtggcatgatcttggctcactgcaacctttgcctcccgagttcaagcgattctcctgcctcagcctcccaagtagctgggactacaggcacgcgccaccatgcccggctaatttttgtcttttgaaacaggtttcaccatgttggccaggctggtcttgaactcctgacctctggtgatccacccacctcagcctcccaaagccaagggatttgctgggattacagatgtgagccaccgtgcccggcctggattcTTTTCTGATTCTTGCGAATGTTCAAACATGTTTTCACATAGCTTTTTCTTCCtagcattattttatattttcatttcttgtatCAACACAGTTCACGAGCTTGTTGTCTCACAGAGTTGGCCTGCGTTTCCTGGCTTGGTAAACTCTACCCTTATCATTGGCTGTCAGAGTTTATCAAAGGGTCTGTGTAAAGAGAGTGGATTGTTTATCAAGAGCTGCTGGGCACAGTGTGAGGCtgcttaaaatttgtttatttgtttttgggaCTGAGcgttgctctgttgtccaggctggagagcagtggcgcaatcataattcactgcatcctcaatctctcacactcaagtgatcctcccacctcagcctcctgagtagctgggtctacaggcatgtaccaccacgctgggctaatttttatagttttttgtagagatgaggtcttgtcatgttgcctaggctgatctcaaactcctaggctcaagcaatcctcccacctcggcctcccaaagtgttgggatcagaggcatgagctaccgcgcccagtcCTCCTTTCTTTTTGAGGCTGAATCATATTCTGGTGGATGGATAAACTTTGCTGTGTTAATTTATTGGTCCATCAATGGACACATGTGTTACTTCCCCTTTTGGCTCTCATAGATAGCCAAACGATGAACGCGtgctatgaacatggatgtaCAAATATAATATTTGCTCGCATCCCTGCGTTCCTCTCTTTGTCCTGTAGTGAATGCTATTGGCCTTGTTTCCTGAGCAGCCTGTGTTTGTCCCTCTCCCTTTCATCAGTTACCGTGCAGACGGTCTATGTGCAGCACCCCATCACCTTTTTGGACCGCCCTGTCCAAATGTGTTGTCCTTCCTGCAACAAGATGATCGTGAGCCAGCTGTCCTATAACGCTGGTGCCCTGACCTGGCTGTCCTGCGGGAGCCTGTGCCTGCTGGGGTGAGTCTACCTCCCACTTGGCCCCAAGCCCTCCTGCCCTTCTCTCTGGGTGCTGGCAGGGGTGGGTTCGCAACTGCACCATGCTTGACATTCAGGGCCAGacgtttgtgttgtttttttttgagatggaatctggttctgtcgcccaggctggagtacagtggggcgatctcggctcactgtaatccccACTgctcaggttcaaacgattctcctgcctcagcgtcctgtgtagctgggattataggggtgcacaaccacgcccagcttatttttagtagagttggcgtttcaccatcttggccaggctggtctcaaactcctgacctcaggtgatctgcccgcctcggcctcccaaactgctgggattacaggtgtgagccactgtgcctggcctaagacatttctttctttttttgtgatggattctcactctgttgcccaggctggagtgcagtagcacgatcctggctcactgcaacctccacctcccaggttcaagctattctcctgcctgagcctcctgagtagctgggattacaggtgtgcaccgccaggcccggctaatattttgtacttttagtagagatagggtctcaccatgttggccaggctggtctcgaactcctgacctcaggtggcccgcccgcctcagcctcccaaagtgctgggattacaggcctgggccatcatgcctggcccaagaCATTTCTTTATTGTAGGAggtgtcctgtgcattgtaggatattgAATAGCATCCCTGGCCCCCACCCGCTTGATGCTAGGAGCACCACACTCCCCAGTGTTCTGAACAAAAATGCCCCCTGGGAGGCCAAGTCATCCCTGCTGGTCTAAAGCTTATCAGTCCCCAGAAATTGGTCTTCCGTCTTTTCTTCTTGCTTATCTGCTGAAACCACGCCCTGTGTGTAGGGACAAGCTTCACAGCTGCTTCCAGCTGTGTACAGGGCAATACCCTTAGGGATTcctttttcttctagaatttcatgacctaaataataatgtttttctCGAGCCCGAGGGAAGCTTTAAACAATCTGTACATTAAAATTCTTCGTAGGAATCGCTTCAAAACTTCTTATCTTTTTATGACCCGAAGTATTTTTCCCATTACTCATGCAgggaaattatataaatatttatgtctgCACCAAGGGTATTATGTTTAAAGAGATAATAGTTTCTGTTCTGGGAGAAAAATCTGAGGAAACACAATCAATTTTTTGTTTCCCACCAAGCAGGTAAAAGTAGCTTCCTTATTCCTGGCCACGTGAGCCACTCAGAAAACCCCAAGGggctccattcttttccttgaaGGAAACAATGTTTGCGAGTTTCAGGAGCCTCATGCAACCGGCACATTCCTCTACATTGTCCTTTGGTGACTTGAGGTTGAGAAGGAACAATATTTCTCTTCCTAAGTTCAATAAGAGGCTCAGAGTCCCGGAGAGTTTAGTTAACTTCCTTGAGGTCATGTGTTAAATAAGGAGGGAAGGAGACAAAACAGCTTTCTGGGCACCTGATTCCCCCTCTTGCCCATAGGACTCTGCTGTTGTCTTCATTCCGTGGGCagaaaatgcttaaaaaaaaaaaaaaagtc is a window encoding:
- the LITAF gene encoding lipopolysaccharide-induced tumor necrosis factor-alpha factor; the protein is MSVPGPYQAATGPSSAASAPPSYEETVAVNSYYPTPPAPMPGPTTGLVTGPDGKGMNPPSYYTQPAPIPNNNPITVQTVYVQHPITFLDRPVQMCCPSCNKMIVSQLSYNAGALTWLSCGSLCLLGCIAGCCFIPFCVDALQDVDHYCPNCRALLGTYKRL